One genomic segment of Arachis duranensis cultivar V14167 chromosome 4, aradu.V14167.gnm2.J7QH, whole genome shotgun sequence includes these proteins:
- the LOC127746800 gene encoding uncharacterized protein LOC127746800 gives MMNMKNIINNNNVVPSYRGIPSQRTPSKVRTIPIHFVGSERSRENSAIKIQKVLRGFFVRNALKRIMGLRVELQSVEAKVYASMEVIKRDQRERVRVSETIMNLLLKLDSVRVLSSWYGVRECRKSVIKKAIALQEMVESESACVVEENGVEENDAMVQEEEKVVEVSEEKEEEKMEVMDDDSGADIKCVSESCMNSSVEEKEEEKMEDSGVDIQCVSESYNIEEKDEGDGEREESVGTSLVEENENENNCVVKNEEEEEEEEEEEEEGNGNEERREGKHREMLEKMMEDNERMMKMMAKLCEKNEMQTQLLTSLSKRVEQLERAFACDKMRRNKRRNCSDAKHKQNMNK, from the coding sequence ATGATGAACATGAAGaacatcatcaacaacaacaacgtaGTACCCTCGTATAGGGGCATTCCTTCACAGAGGACACCCTCTAAGGTTAGAACTATTCCAATTCACTTCGTGGGTTCAGAACGTAGTAGAGAGAATTCTGCCATCAAGATCCAGAAGGTTCTGAGAGGGTTTTTTGTGAGGAATGCGTTGAAGAGGATCATGGGGTTACGTGTTGAGTTGCAGAGTGTTGAGGCTAAGGTTTATGCTTCAATGGAGGTGATTAAGAGGGACCAGAGGGAGAGAGTGAGGGTCAGCGAGACCATCATGAACTTGCTTTTGAAGCTTGATTCGGTTAGGGTGCTGAGTTCTTGGTATGGGGTTAGGGAATGTAGGAAGAGTGTGATTAAGAAGGCTATTGCATTGCAAGAGATGGTTGAATCAGAATCTGCTTGTGTTGTTGAAGAAAATGGGGTGGAGGAGAATGATGCTATggtgcaggaagaggagaaggtgGTTGAAGTTTCTgaagagaaagaggaggagaagatggAGGTTATGGATGATGATTCTGGAGCAGATATTAAGTGTGTTTCAGAATCATGCATGAATTCTTctgtagaagagaaagaagaggagaaaatGGAAGATTCTGGAGTTGATATTCAATGTGTTTCAGAATCATACAATATAGAAGAGAAAGATGAGGGTGATggggagagagaagagagtgtAGGAACAAGTTTGGTTGAGGAGAATGAGAATGAGAATAATTGTGTGGTGAAaaatgaagaggaggaggaggaggaggaggaggaggaggaagaagggaatggtaatgaagaaagaagagaagggaAGCATAGGGAGATGTtggagaagatgatggaggATAATGAGagaatgatgaagatgatggcCAAGTTATGTGAGAAGAATGAGATGCAGACTCAGCTTCTTACTTCTCTGTCTAAGAGAGTGGAGCAACTTGAAAGAGCATTTGCTTGTGACAAGATGAGGAGGAACAAGAGAAGAAATTGTAGTGATGCCAAACACAAACAAAATATGAACAAATAA